The Phaseolus vulgaris cultivar G19833 chromosome 10, P. vulgaris v2.0, whole genome shotgun sequence DNA window CAACTACGACTACAGGATCCCTTTCTTGCTCTCCACGCACTTTGTCGCAGCTGATTAAATTCGGGGGGGTGTCCAACACTACCAAGTCTCCGAGATTGGTCTGCTTtctatatttttcatgactagtGCTCGACCTTGTGGGCGTGTCCTCCACTACCTGATTCTCCATATTATCCTCGTCCTCTCTATATACTTCACTGTTGATACTATGCCGAAACCCTGAATCTGCATCAGAAACCTGCCAATGCCCATTTATCAATCAGTAGAGAGTACGAAATGAAcattgaaatagaaaataaaatataacaccTAGAATAGAAGATAGACCAATATTTAAAATTCAGACTAAAGATGTGCACGTttgattaatatttatattcaaaCTAAAACCCATGTCAATTAAAGTTTGGCTCAAGATAAGATCGTCCTACGTCAACCCAAACGTGAAACGTACTGACTCTTAAGCTTGCTGTGGCTGGTGGTTTGCACTAACCTTACAATGGAGCAACTCCACCCTAAACTTTTAGGAGCAGGAGGATCACCAGCAGTTCAAACAAAAACTGCAGGCTCCTGCagttaaaacaaaatcaaatggTCCAGAATTTTGAAGATACATTTGTTTCATTATTTAATgcaaataaataagttttttatggTGAGCATTTTCTGCATTTGAAAATTCAATTGCAAGAACCCTGAGCCAAACTTACATGTaccagaaataaaaataaatatcataacTCACGCTAGATGGGGTGCTTGTCGAACGGCTTTCTGCACTTTGAAGCTCTTTGTTGTCACCTATCAACTCCAGTGCTTCTTTAATTATCTCTATTTGCAACTCTCCAGAAGTAAGTTGGAGCTTCCAAATCACCTGCACATAAATAGATATAGACAAAAGGAATTATAAGTTTATAACCCGTTTTACTTCCTCCATTTTTTTGATCCGGACATCAATGATACAAATAGAACCAACGTCACTGTCATCAATTCAAACACCAAAATCAATTATCTGCATATTCATACTAAATCCTAAATAACAGATGAAGAGAGATGCTCCACTACTTCAACCATTAAGTGTGTGTGTTTGAATTGCTGTTTCTGAGGGCCAAACATCCAGTTTCACTTTAAGAAGCAACAACATTAatgaattgaaaacaaaaaagtagGTTACTTTCAACGGAACTGTAACCTAAAGACTcaataaataatcaaataaggacTAAATATAACACAAAAATGGCAACGCGTCAAGACATACATAAGTTTTCTCAACCTTCTATGTTATATAAGGAGTCGGTAACGTAAACTCAACACTCAACAAATTTTTAAACAAGTCGCTAAGTTACCTGATCATCATCCAGCTCTTTAAACCATGAAGTACACTGTTGTCTTTGGTTAGATTTAATATTATCCCATCGACACATGCGAGGAAAGGTAAAATCATGATCTTGCAATTGTGGCCTTGCTGCTACGTCAAAATGTTCATACGACCATGTCTGCTCGccatagataaaaaaaactgaacTTGAATTCTATCAAATAAGCATATACAAATGACATTTTACAAGTACTGCTCCGGACATCTTATCCATCCAAAATCTAATGCATAGTCACGGTCTTAAAAGCTAGAAAAAGAAATTGCGTTAATGGCCCATGATACATAAATTTTACAATGCATATAGCTTCTATATACTAGCTAAATATGAAAAGAACAAGAGAAAATAACACTGAAATATCAAATCAACATCAATTTAGTCTTTGAGAAATTCTTTCCATTATACTAACCTTCAACTATAATTCAGTTAAGACATTTTTTGGACTAAATTGATACTAATTAAATCCTTGGAGGACTCTAGAGTCAAATTTTGCAAATATAGACGACCAAAATATCAATTTactcaataaattaaaaaaatgaaaattagcCACACCTTAGACATATGATCAAAACAACAACATTCACAAATCATTATTTAAAACACGTTATTGTTAACAAGGTTTCAAATCGTGGTTGTAGTAGCAATTCTTTTTATTGCATAAAACTACATACAATTGCAAACTCCCAAAACATTATCTTTGCGACCGCAATTACACTAGTGGACAATTTCATTTTAAACCATGAATATTACTTGCGTGTTTGGTTTCACATTTCGcatgtaatttttaattttttcacgTTTGCTAAAAAGCGAGTAGTTATAGCTTCTCATGCAAGATTTCTTACTTCTGAATGAATTTTCAAACACGGAGTACTTCAAATCTCGAAAAACCAATTAGCTTGTCCataaatatatcatattttaatGTCAAGCACCAACACGAACTAAATACCTATTCCTCACACCAAATTATGACATGGTGAAACAAACTTACTTGAAGAAAGATAAGACAACCTCCTACATACTGGACCCTCTGCTCCTTCCTCTTATCCAGCCACTGACACAAATCATCAACAACAACAGCGCCCCAAGCAAACCCGGAAACCTCCCCCAAATCCCCGAGAAACCGCAAGAACCGTGAATCCACCTTTCCATCGTTCGAAGCAAGAAACGTTCCAATCGTGTAGAGCAAAAAGCTCCGCAAAAAATCATCACTCACAGCATCCCCAATTGAATCGAGCCTATTCTCGAGAAAACTCATCGCTACCTTCCTCTTCACTTTCGTTGCTCCGTACGACTCTTCCAAATCGGAGAACGCTTCCTGTTCTGTCAAGTTCACGGGGTTACCGGTCACTGGAAGGCCCAGGATCAGCGCGGCATCAAGCAGCGTCATTCGGATTTCGCCGCCGGAGCGTAGCACGAACGCGCGGCCCTCGCAGCTCCACGCCTCCATCAGCTCTGTGAGGAACACCTTGTTCAGCAAGTAGTTTGGAACGGATAGAAGGTTCCCGAAGCCGGCTCGCGAAATAGCGGATCTCTGCTCTGGTGTGAGAAGCTGCACGCGCTTCGCGTACGACCTCAGCGTGAATCGAGTGCTGAAAGGCTTCGTCTGAAAGTGCGCGCGAAATTGAACCTAAATTCAAGctgaaattcaaattcaaattgaaAGCGGAATTTGTTCGTTCTTACCGGTTCTGGAGCCTGTGCTAGGCCGATGGCGGAGAGTCTGGCGGATTTTCTCATCGGAGAATCGATATTCCAGCGACGGCGACGGAGATGGCCACAAAGACAGCGACGGAGAAGAGAagtgccgaagtgaaatgaatGAAAATGAATGCATAGAGATAAGAGTAGGAGCGAGCGAGAGAGCTAACCCAGCACTACTTGGCAGTGACAAAGCTTCCCGAAGAAgctttaaaaaaaagaagaggcgccaaaataaatataaaaaatatattaatatttctctttctctccttCCGGCTCCaccaaaatattaatttattttcatttataaattataaacaaaaaaaaggttggaatgaataattttaaaattctcttCAAAAGCTTTTTACATGaatatttctctttctcttacaTGTTATACAAAGAAAGTGTTAAATGCTATGTTTTTTAAGTTTCTtaaatatcttatatattattttatgagtGTTAAATGTTATGCTTTTTAAGTTTCTTAAAATATCTTATCCAACATTATTCAATCTATACTTATCTATCTATACTTATAATccttaaaacatttaaataatacTTATATAATACTTATATAATCTATATATAACAATTGAGGAAGCACAAACAGACAACTTTCTATACGTGTTGCTTTCacgaatttttttaaaaaataaacaaaaaatcaaatttaccATAAGAAGAATGTTTTACACGTGGCACATTGTGAGACTTTAGCTGGAAAGAAAACGAGTTCATGCTTCTACTGGCCCAAAATGAGTGAACAGACCCAATGTGCATAGGTGGAGAAAAAATTAGGGTTTCTGAATGTGTGTTCAGTGTGGCTAGCCATGGCTTTTCCAAAACTGTGTATGGTTGTGCAAATGCTTTTCCAAAACCAATTGCAGAACAATCACAGAGCACCATTTCAGGTAAtgttttttgaatttataatcTCTCACTCCGCTTGACCCTCTCTCTTAAACCCCCATACCTTTCTCTCTCTCAACTTTCACTGATTTGGCCACCGCACACTCTGATCATTGCCTTACCAGCAACTCAAATATCTTCTTTTAGGGTTGTTTCTTATgacatgattttttaatttgaaaatgacTTTCTGATGTTATATAAGTTTTCATAAAATGAAAAACCTTCATTTATCATTTCGTCTTCCATTCTTCCAAATAAAAGGTTAGCCTTTTATCATTCCTTTTCATTTTTGCATTTATTTTGATGTTCTTGGTTTTCTGCTTGTTATCTTCTTCTCTGTTCTTCGTGTTTCTCAGGAAACGTCTCAACTTTTAATTTTCTCAAAGAACAGGTAATTATCTAATCAATTTTTTTGAGATATTTTGTGTTTTCTGCATTTATTTTGATGTTCTTGGTTTTCTGTTTGTTATCTTCTTCTCTGTTCTTTGCAAtatcaatttgatttttttggGTTTTTGATCAAAGTTCCTtacttttatcttttctgctGATTCTTTTCATCACTTTATCGATTTGTTTGCTTCATTGTTATTGATATTGTTGTTTCTGTGTTTATTACGTTGTTCACAACataaaaatgatttcttttGATGTTTTTGTTATTCTCTTCATCTCTTTTACGGTTTCTTTGCTCCACTGATCTTCATATTGTTGTTTCTCATTTTGTTACATTTTTTTGCaacataaaaatgatttattttggGTTCTCTTACCAAAGTTTTTTGCTTTTGATGTTTATTCTCTTCATCTCTTTTACAGTTTCTTTGCTTCAGTGTTCTTAATATTGTTGCTTCtctgtttgttttgtttttcagtATTCTATATCATTTCTGCAAAAGATTTTGCATCGAAATCACAAAGCACTTATAGAAGGTAATGCAAGCAAAAATTAAGGCATTTTCCACTATTCTCATTGTGTCCAGTTTTGTTtgaatttatatgatttttgtcCATAATGTTAGCTaaatttttctcaatttttccATTTGTATTGTCAAATGTTCATCTCATTTGAAAGTGTATTTTTGTTTCCATCtgtttttgttatttaatttaatttaatggaGTAATTAGAGTTTCAATTGACAATGTTTTGGGCGTTTTTCTGCAACttttttttgcagaagattttACATCAGAATCACAGAGCAACTACAGAAGGTAATGCAAgcaaaaaatgtttatttattaattaaattcgaatgttttctatttttaatttattatgtttatgtttattacactctttattttttgttttctttatggTATTTGTTCTTCTCATTTAATGTCATATACATAAAATAACTGTTTTATGatttcacttttatttatttttcagattttacttacaacattaattttttattttacttttataatatagtttaaatcttacgtaatttttttatatcaatagaaacatcaaaagcaatcaattttttataagaaaaccaaaaaagaaatcatttttatGTTGTGAAAAAACGTAACAAATACAGAAGCCACAATATGAAAAACAATGGAGGAAACAAACCGATCAAGAGATGAAAAGAATCTActtcataaataattatatatgtatttctTTCCCGTGCGATGCACGGGTTAGTAACACTAGTACTTATAACATTTAAAAGAAGCACAAACAGAAACATCGGCCACATGTCGCCCTCAcgaatttttgaaaaaaataaacagaaaatCAAATTTACCATAAGAAGAATGTTTTACACGTGACGCATTGTGAGGCTCAGTTAGGAAGAAAACGGGTTTGTGCTTCAACTGACTCGAAATGAGTGAACAAGCCCAATGTGCATAGCTGGAGGACAAATTAGGGTTTCTGAATGCGTGTTCTGTGTGGCTGGCAATGGCTTTTCCAGAACATGAATGGTTGTGCAAATGCTTTTCCAGAACCAATTGCAGAACAATCACAGAGCACCATTTCAAGTAATGCTTTTTGAATTTGCGATTTCTAACTTCGTTTGACCCTTTCTCTCAAACCCTCATACCTTTCTCTCACTCAAACCCTAATTCTCTCTGAAACCTTCATGCTTCTCTCCTCTTTATATACAGCAAAATAAAACCCTACCTTTAATGTTTTTCACAATTTCGACAACTATGGAGATGGTGTAATGGAAAACTCTTTTTTCTAATAAGAGATCTGTAGAAATGGCGCTtgcttttgaaatttgaaatggcAATGGTTATCACTATATATATAGTGTTGTATtgagcattttttttatttgatttcgATTTTGTTCTTTTCATTCTCCAAGGACCAAGTAATCTTTTATATTgttcatataatttttgttctgtttctGGCCATGGTTTTTAACATTGTTTTTGCTCTTTTGTTTTCTGATATTCTAATATTCATCAAATTTTTTTGAGTCAtttgttaatataatttttgttatgtttctAGCCATGGTTTGTTATCGTTGTTTTTGCTCTTTTGCTTTCTAATATTCtaattttcatcatttttttagTCATTTGCtcatatgttttttgttttgtttctggTCATGGTTTCTTAACATTGTTTTTGCTCTTTTGTCTTCTGATATTTTAATGTTCATCAGTTTTTTGAGCCATTTGtacatataatttttgttttgtttctggCTATGGTTTCTTAACGATGTTTTTGCTCTTTTGCTTTCTAGTATTCTAATGTTCATCAGTTTTTTAGCCATTTgttcatataatttttgttttatttctgACTATGGTTTTTCTTAATGTTGTTTTTGCTCTTTTGCATTTTTAGTGTTCCAGTTTTGTAAGGCATATGTTCATGacatttctatttatttattgcttttttatatttttatttattcatcttATTTGTTTTCCTTATTTGTTCATCTAATCCAACTTTTTAAGTCAATTTTTGCTCATTTTTGTTGAGTTTGTGGCTATGCTTTTTAATGCTATTTTGCTCTTTTGCATATCTATCCGTGCGTGTTCCAAGTTTTTAAGGCATTTCTCTTTATTTATGGTTTTcttatatttgtatttcttcATGTGATTTGTTCATCTAATCCAATTTTTAAAGGTTTATTTTGTTCAAGTGCagtatttttttatgcaaaaatatatttaatgttttttcttcatcattGTTTTGCTTATATTGATTATGGACTTCCATTTCAGTTTGCTTTTTTTGGATTTTGTACTTCCATTTTAGTTTGCTTTTATTGGATTTTGCACTGCTCATCCTTTTTAAAGTTTCTTTTGTTCAATTTTTAATGCAATGCGTTTCTGCTATTTAATTTTGTTCATCATATTTCTCATCTAGCAAAAATATAAAAGTGTTTGTCATGTGTAAATTGTATTTCAAGATAGAAACAACGAAACTTTGCTTATATTGATTATGCACTTCATAATCTCCACCATTGGTGCAAGTTGCAGAGGACAATCTGTCACTAAAGACATTCAATTGAACTGTtaaaattgagaaatgaaaTGTTATTTAAAGTTTATGTTCACATTTGATGTTTTGAGGATATGCAATTTGTTTAGTTATGTAATATTGTAGGAGATTTGAACTATTCTGCAAaacaatgtttttcttttatattattgtaCTTATATTGATgttatttattgatgattactTTTATGAATGACATATTATGTATTGCATTGTATAGTTGTATATTGCTATTTTGTATGTTTGTATCTTTTGATCATCAAACTTTGTAGGTTTGTagcaaaaatataaaagtatttcTTTTGTGCATAATCTATTTCAAGATAGAAACATTAGAACTTCATCAATTGTTCTTGGTAAATTGTTATTGAcatttaatgttttttcttcCTCATTGTTTTGCTTATATTGATTTTGCATTTCATTTCAGTTGGATTTTCATCCTCTTTAGTCTGTATCTCTGCACTGCattccatatatttttttttcctaattgTTTTGCTTCTATTGGATTATGCACTCTAATTTATGTGCATATTATGGTTTTCATATTGATAATAGTTATATCACATGTATTTTGCATTGATTTCATATGGATGTTTATGTTGTTTAGATTTCATATGGTTTTCAGATTATTCTAACTAAAACTATTTTGTTATGTATAGTTGCATTTGAGGAACACTTTGTAGCCGTtgcatattaaattttatatttgttggATTAATACTGGATGAAACAAATATGTAATTAGTAAATATACATTTTGGATAGTGTGATCAATCTCCACCCCTAGTGCAAGTTTTGTATCTCTTGTAAATCAAATTTTGTATAGTTCGTTAATGTAAAGTTTCATCTTAAAAACATCATTATTTAATGCATTCTGAAACTGTGTTATACATAAATGTGAAATCCCAATTTTGcttaatctatacctatatataaaggggattcccctcttaactgctcttcaatttttttcccattttatccttatattaatatttaattttattattgtattatggtcattgtgtcatttcttattttttctacaatATTTGGTATGGGGGCGATTCtgaattgaaagagatgtgGAGGAACAATTATGAATTAAAAGAGAGGTGGATGAGTGgtttgatttattttcaaaatcagttacattttattaatattttatatattaatattttattttatttctattttattcttatttttattattttgtaactgttttttttatatatataattttttttaaagaacagTTAAATATAAAGAGAATTCTCCTAAATAACTGTTTTTGGTTATTTTGTAGAcagttttgaatttaattttctatttgttgtttttcttcctAAATCAGCAGAACggtttttcattttatttacaaAACAATTTGAATCAGCAGAACGAAACAATTTGAATCAGCGAGAGCAGTTCTCGATTTGATACAGAACAATTTATCATTTGATTTACACAACAGTTTTCAATTtgattcaaataaatttttcattccCTCATTTCTTACCTTTTTATTCCTTCCATCAACGAAATCTAATGTAAACTCTCATTTTCTCTCTGTTGATGTTGTTCCATCTCTCTGTGGATGTTGCTTTTGATTTTCCAGAGAAAGTGGAGAACAAGATCGAGAAGTCAATGTGGTTTCATGCGATTAGTCCTttaaacttgattttttttcaagcCAAAAGAAAACCGTGAGGGGGAGTCTGAGAAAAAGAGGGAGCAATCCAAGCACCCCAAGTCACGCGAAGATTTCAACATCTTTCTCAGTCACATTGTGCTTCGTTGCAAGTTCGTTTTGCATTGTGATTAACAAGGTTTTGCCTTCAATTTCTCGATTAATTTTACTCCAAAGTCAAGATGAAGACTAATGAAACTTTTTATTACAGTTCGTGTGTTTAATACATCATGACCTGTGCAGGCTGGACTTGCTAAGGCTTATTGAACTCGACTCAGATACGTGTGTGCTTGCTTCTGCATAAATAAATCcatgaattataattttttttatttaattatagcttttatttgttttctatttttggtGTGGTGAGATTTTAAGAcattgtttgcaaacccaaaaaAATACTTGCAGTTAGGGATTCGTATATGTCATAACAGTTTTATCTTTGTATTTGTGAGAGGTTTGTTTTGAATTTTCCTGATATATTCAACCTTGGTTGCTTCATGAAGAATGACCTACATGAGCAGGAGAGGTGAAAAGTGCTTCCTTCAAGATGTGGTTTGTGGGACATGATTTTAGTGATGCAAGTATTGCTGCTAAAGAAAACACAAAACCTGATATGGAGATTGTAACAAGGGTAATGGGACTTGAAGTTGGATATCTGATCACACCAATAATTATTTTCCGTGTGCAACCCAACGCAACAACATTCCAAAAGTTCATATAATGAATTGGTGGTTGTCTTGCTATGTTTGAATTTAGGTTATTGAAGCAATTGATCAAATCCGAGAAGAACTCTGCCTCATTTGTAGGATATAATCCTTGGGGTACCATATAGACCATATGGAGGTAACCCTTTTGTAATGGCTTTCTTGAATTG harbors:
- the LOC137819332 gene encoding protein MAIN-LIKE 1-like isoform X2, coding for MRKSARLSAIGLAQAPEPTKPFSTRFTLRSYAKRVQLLTPEQRSAISRAGFGNLLSVPNYLLNKVFLTELMEAWSCEGRAFVLRSGGEIRMTLLDAALILGLPVTGNPVNLTEQEAFSDLEESYGATKVKRKVAMSFLENRLDSIGDAVSDDFLRSFLLYTIGTFLASNDGKVDSRFLRFLGDLGEVSGFAWGAVVVDDLCQWLDKRKEQRVQYVGGCLIFLQTWSYEHFDVAARPQLQDHDFTFPRMCRWDNIKSNQRQQCTSWFKELDDDQVIWKLQLTSGELQIEIIKEALELIGDNKELQSAESRSTSTPSSVSDADSGFRHSINSEVYREDEDNMENQVVEDTPTRSSTSHEKYRKQTNLGDLVVLDTPPNLISCDKVRGEQERDPVVVVEDSLTTISIADEVRGDNGEKLIVEDTPPDVTICDKVRREQEMNLENLGLVVEDTPTTISFSDEVGGDQEFKSEKLFVENTPPKLSFYDDDIRQKNVTLEEENTELKVKTDQLMEENELLRTQILSNTQFEEQNAELKKELDLLREENRILRLSINSFLDRMDRHILDFESNATE
- the LOC137819332 gene encoding protein MAIN-LIKE 1-like isoform X1, whose amino-acid sequence is MRKSARLSAIGLAQAPEPTKPFSTRFTLRSYAKRVQLLTPEQRSAISRAGFGNLLSVPNYLLNKVFLTELMEAWSCEGRAFVLRSGGEIRMTLLDAALILGLPVTGNPVNLTEQEAFSDLEESYGATKVKRKVAMSFLENRLDSIGDAVSDDFLRSFLLYTIGTFLASNDGKVDSRFLRFLGDLGEVSGFAWGAVVVDDLCQWLDKRKEQRVQYVGGCLIFLQTWSYEHFDVAARPQLQDHDFTFPRMCRWDNIKSNQRQQCTSWFKELDDDQVIWKLQLTSGELQIEIIKEALELIGDNKELQSAESRSTSTPSSVSDADSGFRHSINSEVYREDEDNMENQVVEDTPTRSSTSHEKYRKQTNLGDLVVLDTPPNLISCDKVRGEQERDPVVVVEDSLTTISIADEVRGDNGEKLIVEDTPPDVTICDKVRREQEMNLENLGLVVEDTPTTISFSDEVGGDQEFKSEKLFVENTPPKLSFYDQDDIRQKNVTLEEENTELKVKTDQLMEENELLRTQILSNTQFEEQNAELKKELDLLREENRILRLSINSFLDRMDRHILDFESNATE